Proteins encoded by one window of Gammaproteobacteria bacterium:
- the mreD gene encoding rod shape-determining protein MreD produces MAQLGRPHGRIVIIATLFVAMMLTIIPLPDWVVLFRPEWIAMVLIYWAIALPHRVSVGTGFLVGLFADILRGTMLGQHALSMALISFLAVKVHQQIRVYPMWQQALSVMALIVLNQMLVLWTNGVAGVKHQSWIYWLPALSSALLWPWVYLILRDLRRHFGVK; encoded by the coding sequence ATGGCTCAACTTGGCCGCCCTCATGGCCGTATCGTGATCATCGCCACGCTATTCGTCGCGATGATGCTGACCATCATCCCGTTACCGGACTGGGTCGTCCTGTTCCGTCCGGAATGGATCGCCATGGTGCTGATCTACTGGGCAATCGCATTGCCGCATCGCGTCAGCGTCGGTACCGGCTTTCTCGTCGGCCTGTTCGCCGACATACTCAGAGGCACCATGCTTGGCCAGCACGCGCTGAGCATGGCGCTGATCAGTTTTCTCGCCGTCAAGGTCCATCAACAGATTCGCGTCTACCCGATGTGGCAGCAGGCATTGAGCGTGATGGCGCTGATCGTGCTAAACCAGATGCTGGTGCTGTGGACCAATGGTGTTGCCGGAGTAAAGCATCAAAGCTGGATATATTGGCTGCCCGCACTCAGCAGCGCTTTGCTATGGCCTTGGGTTTATCTGATCCTGAGAGACTTGCGCCGCCACTTCGGTGTCAAATGA
- the mreC gene encoding rod shape-determining protein MreC: MKPLFIHGPSLNTRLVLCVLFSVLIMTLDHRMHVLKEVRSVLSLAVYPMEYMVTLPGAASEWMGESFTTREKLISEVISLKTQQLLLSARLQKFAALEAENVRLRRMLDSSREVSEKVLIAELLSVDLEPFSRHIVLNKGSQHGIYEGQPVLDAKGIMGQVVHVTPLTSTIILITDPNHAIPVSINRNGMRAIAVGTGTSDELELPHFPTNADVVVGDLLVSSGLGGRFPAGYPVGVITRVKKDPGESFAQVIAKPSAELERNNEVLLVWPNLQPQKPATSTATTATTPASDAAGTQSQSPANTPATTTQNLAPATTGSAAASNINSKPAPPQSSNTKPGVNNTTATPAVTVTQGKSTSPTATKPATAPSAPAAQKPASVPTPPATGGQR, from the coding sequence ATTAAACCTTTATTTATTCACGGCCCATCGCTCAACACGCGTCTCGTCTTATGCGTGTTATTTTCCGTATTGATCATGACGTTGGATCACCGCATGCATGTATTGAAGGAAGTGCGCTCGGTCTTGTCGCTGGCTGTTTATCCCATGGAATACATGGTTACGTTGCCCGGCGCTGCGAGCGAATGGATGGGCGAAAGTTTTACGACTCGCGAAAAACTGATATCGGAAGTCATCAGCCTTAAAACCCAGCAATTACTGCTCAGCGCCCGTCTCCAAAAATTTGCCGCACTGGAAGCGGAAAATGTACGTTTGCGGCGGATGCTGGATTCCTCCCGCGAAGTCAGTGAAAAAGTCTTGATCGCGGAACTGCTTTCCGTTGATCTGGAACCGTTTAGCCGCCATATCGTACTCAACAAAGGCAGCCAGCACGGCATCTATGAAGGACAGCCTGTGCTTGACGCCAAAGGGATCATGGGGCAGGTCGTCCACGTAACGCCTCTGACCAGCACCATCATTTTGATCACCGACCCCAATCATGCGATTCCGGTGTCGATCAATCGTAACGGCATGCGCGCCATTGCCGTTGGCACGGGCACCAGCGATGAACTGGAGCTGCCACACTTCCCGACCAATGCCGATGTCGTTGTCGGCGATCTTCTGGTCAGCAGTGGTCTCGGCGGCCGGTTCCCCGCTGGCTATCCCGTAGGTGTTATTACCAGGGTCAAAAAGGATCCTGGCGAATCGTTTGCACAAGTTATTGCCAAACCTAGCGCGGAACTGGAACGCAACAATGAAGTGCTGCTGGTATGGCCCAACCTGCAACCGCAGAAACCGGCAACGAGTACGGCAACCACTGCAACCACGCCTGCCAGCGATGCAGCAGGCACTCAAAGCCAATCACCCGCAAACACGCCAGCCACTACTACTCAGAATCTTGCGCCCGCCACAACGGGATCGGCCGCCGCAAGCAACATCAATTCGAAACCGGCTCCGCCACAGAGCAGCAACACAAAACCCGGTGTCAACAACACTACCGCAACGCCGGCAGTCACTGTCACGCAGGGCAAGAGCACATCGCCCACGGCGACCAAGCCTGCAACGGCACCCTCGGCACCTGCAGCACAAAAACCGGCTTCGGTCCCGACCCCGCCAGCGACCGGAGGGCAACGCTAA
- a CDS encoding rod shape-determining protein — MFKRLRGAFSNDLSIDLGTANTLIYVRGQGIVLNEPSVVAVRQDRGPGGPKSIAAVGMEAKRMIGRTPGSIVAIRPLKDGVIADFTVTEKMLQHFIHKVHENRFFRPSPRVLICVPCGSTQVERRAIKESAAGAGAREVYLIEEPMAAAIGAGMPVGEARGSMVLDIGGGTTEVAILSLNGIVYSASVRIGGDRFDEAIINYVRRNYGTLIGESTAERIKHEIGSAYPGKEIKEIEVKGRNLSEGVPRSFTLNSNEILEALQEPLTGIVSAVKTALEQTPPDLGADIAERGMVLTGGGALLRDLDKLLMEETGLPVIVAEDPLTCVARGGGRALEMIDEGGSEIFSIE, encoded by the coding sequence ATGTTTAAACGCTTGCGCGGAGCTTTCTCCAACGACCTTTCGATCGACCTTGGCACGGCCAACACATTGATTTATGTGCGCGGCCAGGGAATCGTCCTCAACGAACCCTCCGTCGTCGCCGTCCGCCAGGACCGCGGTCCTGGCGGACCAAAAAGCATTGCGGCGGTCGGGATGGAGGCAAAACGCATGATTGGTCGCACGCCAGGCAGCATTGTCGCCATTCGCCCTCTTAAAGATGGGGTTATTGCCGACTTCACCGTCACTGAGAAGATGTTGCAGCACTTTATCCACAAAGTGCATGAAAACCGTTTTTTCCGCCCCAGCCCACGGGTTCTGATCTGCGTCCCTTGCGGTTCCACCCAGGTCGAACGCCGTGCGATCAAGGAATCAGCCGCCGGTGCAGGTGCCCGCGAGGTGTATTTGATCGAAGAACCGATGGCGGCTGCCATTGGCGCGGGAATGCCCGTAGGCGAGGCCCGCGGCTCGATGGTATTGGACATCGGTGGCGGTACCACCGAAGTGGCGATTCTGTCGCTGAACGGCATTGTCTATTCGGCTTCGGTCCGTATCGGCGGTGATCGTTTTGACGAAGCCATCATCAACTATGTGCGCCGCAACTACGGCACCCTGATTGGTGAAAGCACCGCCGAGCGCATCAAGCATGAAATCGGCTCCGCTTACCCGGGCAAGGAAATCAAGGAAATCGAGGTCAAGGGCCGCAATCTCTCCGAGGGCGTGCCACGCAGCTTCACCCTGAACAGCAATGAAATCCTCGAAGCGCTGCAAGAACCATTGACCGGCATCGTCAGCGCCGTCAAAACCGCGCTCGAGCAAACGCCGCCTGACCTGGGCGCCGATATCGCCGAACGCGGCATGGTGCTCACCGGCGGTGGCGCCTTGCTGCGTGACCTGGACAAGTTGCTGATGGAAGAAACCGGCTTGCCAGTCATTGTCGCGGAAGATCCGCTGACCTGCGTTGCCCGTGGTGGCGGCCGGGCACTGGAAATGATCGATGAAGGTGGCTCGGAGATTTTCTCCATCGAGTAA